From a region of the Lactuca sativa cultivar Salinas chromosome 4, Lsat_Salinas_v11, whole genome shotgun sequence genome:
- the LOC111876816 gene encoding uncharacterized protein LOC111876816: MGGYQGQPRPKGFQNTYNPKWRNNPNNPYPLKKNPPHVMMRPQFSQYPSQKHPYPQTSNPTPNYQQPPQQGQSSGNHQMRLQELVTSIAQSQTQFQQETKNTFSNIQAQIGDLATTLNNMEHRGKLPSQTKKNPNVGAITLRSGKTLGESNPKRVSREEEDEVIIIEPSRVVVPPKEPVVKNIEQPKSSNKTIKPLVIPPPFPTRLAASKKKEEENEFFETFRTVQINIPLLNAIKQIPSYAKFLKDLCTKKKKFKANEKIQVNANVSAIIQKKLPPKYKDPGIYVIPCTISDLHVESVVLDLGASINVMPYSVFQSLNVGPLEETGIIIQLADM; the protein is encoded by the coding sequence ATGGGAGGATATCAAGGTCAACCAAGACCCAAGGGGTTTCAAAACACTTACAACCCAAAGTGGAGGAATAACCCAAACAACCCATACCCACTAAAGAAAAACCCACCACATGTTATGATGAGACCCCAATTTTCTCAATACCCATCACAAAAACATCCATATCCCCAAACATCTAATCCCACTCCAAATTACCAACAACCTCCACAACAAGGCCAATCAAGTGGTAACCATCAAATGAGACTTCAAGAACTTGTTACTTCTATTGCTCAAAGCCAAACCCAATTTCAACAAGAGACCAAGAACACCTTCTCCAACATTCAAGCACAAATTGGAGACTTGGCCACCACTCTCAATAATATGGAACACAGGGGTAAACTTCCATCCCAAACCAAGAAGAACCCCAATGTGGGTGCAATAACCTTGAGAAGTGGGAAAACACTTGGAGAAAGCAACcctaaaagagtttcaagagaagaagaagatgaagttattATTATTGAGCCTTCAAGGGTTGTAGTTCCTCCAAAGGAACCGGTTGTGAAAAATATTGAGCAACCCAAATCTTCCAACAAGACCATCAAGCCATTGGTCATACCACCACCCTTCCCTACCCGGTTAGCCGCTTCAAAGAAAAAAGAGGAAGAAAATGAATTCTTTGAAACTTTCCGCACGGTCCAAATCAACATTCCACTATTGAATGCTATTAAGCAAATTCCAAGTTATGCAAAATTTCTCAAGGATTTGTGCACCAAGAAGAAGAAATTCAAGGCAAATGAAAAGATTCAAGTCAATGCAAACGTGTCTGCGATTATCCAAAAGAAGTTACCTCCCAAATACAAGGATCCAGGAATATATGTTATCCCTTGTACCATTAGTGATTTGCATGTCGAAAGTGTCGTGTTAGATCTTGGAGCCTCGATCAATGTGATGCCatattcggtttttcaatctctcAATGTTGGACCTTTGGAAGAAACGGGAATAATCATTCAATTAGCGGACATGTAA